A segment of the Luteolibacter sp. Y139 genome:
GCCAGCGCATCGGGAGATTCCAGCAGCGCCGGGTCCCCACCTTTCCCCGCCCGCAGCGCCGCGGAGATCTGCTGCGCCACATCCAGCGACATCTTCTTCTCCCCCACCTCCCACGGCACGTCAGGCGCCGCCGCCATCGCCGCCACCATCTCGCCCAGCTTCTTCTCCCACGCCGCCTTCGCCTCCTCGTCCACAATCAGGAAGTCCATCGACTTCGCCGGCGGCGCGGTCTCGTAGCCGTCCTTCACCCCGGTGACGAACTGGTCGCGGATCATGCACATCCGCAGCACCGCCGCCCAACGCATCGGATCCTCCGGATGCTCCGTATAGAATTTCATCGCCGCCTCCCGCAGTCTTCGCTCTGCGCCCTGACGCATCATCGCCAGCTCGGCACGCGTCTTCCCTTCGAAATATCCAGCCTGCTGCGGTCCCAGCTCGCGATGCGCCGCATCGATTTCATCGAACGCCGTCTTCGCCGCTTCCGACATCGGAACCGATGTCACCGGAAACATCGGCCGCTCCTGCTGGGCAGGCGCGGACAGGGGCAGGAGCAACGCAAGCAAGAGAGCCTTCTTCATCCACAACGGGATCCACAAAGCCGCCGGATCCTGCAACCCCATTCCTCGCGAAAATCTGCCCTGATTTTCATGGCAGTTTCTCAAACCGTCTTCCGCCCCGGACCCGGCGAGAGAGTCCTCTCCCACCAGGTCCGAAAGCGTGAATCCGGATCACCAGCGATGCTCACTGCCCGGGATGGATGCGGGTGATCTTCGAGCCCTTCAATCCCAGACCCGCCATGAGCCCCTTCTGATTGAAGAAGTAAGCGTAGGTCTTCTTGTTGTCCGCGGTCGCCGTGCTGTATTCCGTGGCCTTCCCGTAATCGAGGACGACGACGGACGGACTGCTGCCGACATCCCAGCCACCGGCCTGATCAAGCTTCGCGACTTCTGCTTTGTTCATCAGGAAGAGCGCATAGCCGAATTTCTGGACGCCCGCTTGCAGGCCGAAGGATGCACCTGCGGTCTGATAGTAGCGGGTCGTCTTGCCGCCCTGAAGCAGGGCTCCGTTGCCCCCTTCGGCACCAAAGATGAAGCCGCCCTTCACGATGTCCGGGAAGACAAGCACCCCGGCAGCCTTGTTGCCAAGTCGGCGCGCGTGCGCGTCTTTTGCATAGAGGCTATTGAGAGCCGCGTGGGAATCGCGGGAGATCTGGCTGCCGCTCGCATGGGAAGCGTTGGCCTGGGTGACGGGTTCGTGGGCACAATTGCTGAGGCCTAGTGCCGACACGGTTGCGAAAGCGCCGAAAGTAAGGCGCCTGATGGTCATTTTCATGGTAGTTTCTTGGTTCGTTGGTTGGGGGGAGCCGGGAAAGGAAAGACCGGGATCATAAGGACAACCGGGAATTCAGGGATTCAGGGAAGGCAGGTGCCGTGGCAACAAACGCTTGAGAAAACCAGTCACCCTCGCTCCGAAGACACGGAGTGCAAGTAGTAGGAAAAGAACTCCAACAGCTCCGGCGACGAGCTGTGTCCCATGCTCGCGCCATACCCGCTTCAGCCACACCCGGAGCGTCACCGGCGGAGGCGGCGGCACCGGCACCTCGAAGGCGTGGGCCTTGAAAACGATCTTCTTCAGCTCCTTCTTCTCCGGATCCCACCACGTCATGGTCAGCGGCGGGATCTCGAAGCGCCCGCCAGCCTTGCAGACGTAGGTCACCGTATCCCTACGCTCCCCGTGCAGGCTCCCCCGCTCCTCGCTGTCCTCCACGACCGGCTCTGCCCTGTAGATCCCCAGACCCTGGACAGGCGCGGGCCTGAAGGGCGGAAATGCCATGCCCGTGACATCGCTCGCCGTCCACTTGAGCGTCCGGACAAAGGCCGCCCCCAGCTTCGCATTCGCTCCAGGTTCAGGCTTCCACGTCTCCTCCATTTTCAAGTCCGTGGAAGTGATGATCGTCTGTCCCGCGCTCGTTCCCGGTGGCCTCATGGCCTTGAATGAAAGCTGCTGCGTCTTCACCGCCTGCTTCACCGTCTCTTTATCAAGCGGACTGCGCTTGAATTCGATCCGTATCTCGCAAGCGGGCACCGTCACCTCTCCCTCCGCTTGCGCAAACAGCATCAACTCGTGCCGCTGGACCGTGTAGGAAACTCCTCCGCTCTCCTCACTCGACACCAGCGGCGAGCCCACCGGTGGCACGATCAGCACACCTGATACTCGCGGGAGATCAAAGGAGGCATTGCCCGCGAAAAACCCGGGCGCAAGCAACTCGACCACCATCGTCACCTTTTGCCCCATCCAGATCTCGCCCTGCTGCTTGATGCTGGTCCGGGCCATCGCCTGCGGCTCCTGTGCCGCTGCCAGAAGCGGAAGGATCAAGCCAATCAGGCATGAGAGCATCGTCTTCATTTCGCACCTCCCGCTGCATTCGCCGCTTCACTCGCCTGCCACGCGAACTTCGCCTTGAGAAATTGCGCCGGAGTCGTCTTCACCCTCCTCAACCACGTGGCTTGAAGGTCGGCATCCTTGCTCTCCCCTTCCATCGGCTTTGGATCCTTCTGCTCGTTGCCGCCCTTGTTGTCGAAGGTGATGCTATCGGGATCATAAGCCTCGGTTGCCTCCTGCTCGCGCTCCTTGTCGGCGATCGTCATCCGGTCGCGCCGCGCAATCGCCACCGCTTTATTATCCATCGCTTCCTTCCAATCCTTCCGAATCCCGAGCGCATGATCATAGAGCCCGATCGCCTTGTCATACTGACCATGCATCAGCCACGCATTCGCCGCGTTGTAGAGACCATCGGCCCCCGGTACCCGCGCAAACGTCCCGGCCGCCGCCTCGAACTGCCCATCGCGATACTGGGCAATGCCGATTCGCATCGAATCCCGGTATGCCTTCGCTGCCTCCGCGAAATGCTTCCCCTTCATCAGCGCATCGCCGCGCTGGTTCGCCGTGCGCCAGAATTCCGGATCGCGCCACGTCCCGATCCCGAGCACCGCCGCAAACACCAGCAATATTGTTAGACACGCCTTCATGATCGTGCGGCCAGGGATTGCATCCAACCCTTGCGAAAGAAGGCTAGCACCAGCAACACCAGCACCGGCGTCAGCCAGTAGCCACTGTCCTGCCAACGGTCGCCACCCTCCATCGGAGCCGCTGCCGAAAACCTGGACGCCCGCTCAAGCCGGTCGATGTCGCTGTCATCCGGCGTCAGCTGGATGAGCTCGGAAGAACCCGACTCCGTGTGCGATCTCAGATCCTTCAGCGCGGCCTCGTCGGAAACGGGAGCCAATACCCGGATAGGCGTATGCGTCTTGGAACGCCACAGCGAAACAGCCGCCACTTCATCCGGCGAAACCTCATCCGTGATCCAAAGAATCGAACCACCACCCACCGTCGCCAGCGTCTGGTCCGCCAGCTTCAGCGCCTCCCCTGCCGCATCCCCCTCCTCCGGCATGATCTTCGGATCTAGCGAACCCGCGAACGAATCGATGATCTCCACATCCACCGTCGGCGGCATCACCAGGTGAGCCGAGCCCGCATACGCGATCAGCGCCGCCTTCGAGCCACCACGCCTCCCTAACAAATCATGCACCTTCTGCACCGATCGCGCGAGCCGGTTCGGCGCGATGTCCTCCGTCTGCATCGACGGCGAAATCCGGATCACGATCGCCAGCGCAGCCACATCGTCCGCAAAGGGCGAGGGTTCACGCTTCCACGCCGGACCGGCAAGAATGATCACCGCCAGCAACGCACTGCCCACCACCATCCACCACGGCCCGAGCCGCCTCTTCACCGCCGTGCCCTGCACCAGATAAGGCAGCAAATGGTCCGCCACGATCCCCCGCCACGGCGTCGCCGCATCCGAAGCACGGCGCAACGCCCACACGATGATTGCAAGCGGCACCAGCGCCACCAACCACCACGGCCGCAGGAAATGGAAGTCACCCATCACACCGGCACCTCCTTCCCGGCCACCGCGCGCTGCTCACGCGACTGCATCGCGCGCCAAGCCAACAGCACCGCAAAGTAAACAAGGGCAGCTCCCGCCCCGATCCCCAGCGGCCAGTAATGCACATCCCGCTTCGGCCGTCGGCTCACCGTCTCCGCCGCATGCGTCTCCAGCGCATCGAGCTTCCCGTAGATCTCTTCAAGCTGCTTCCGATCCGACGCTGCCGAATACACGCCACCCGTCTCCTTCGCCACCGTCTGCAGCGTCGGCACATCCAGCGCCTGCTCACCCGCCGCCGTCGGATCACCGACCGAGACCGTATGAATCACGATCCCCTTCCCCTTCGCAATCTCGGCTGCCTTCGGCGGCGGCACCTGGCTCGCCGTATCGTTCCCATCCGTCAGCACGATCATCACCTTCTGCTTCATCTCGCTTCGGTCGAACATCGTGATGCCGAGCCCGATCGCATCGCCAAACGCCGTCTGCGGCCCCGCCATCTTCACCTGCGCCTCGCCTAGCAGCTGCCGGCACACCGCAAGATCCTCCGTGAACGGCGCTTGAACAAAGGCAGCCGTCCCGAAGAAAATCAGCCCCACCCGGTCCCCCTCGCGCTTCGCAAGGAAACCATCCAGCACTTGCTTCACCGCAGTCAGACGATCGCTGGTCTTTCCCGAGGCATCGGTGAAATCCTGCGTCTCCATCGACCCCGAAAGATCCACCGCCACCAGCAGGTCGCGCATCGGCTTGCTCCGCGACACCGGCGGCTCGATCCACTGCGGCCGCGCCACCGCCAGCACCAGGCAGATCCACAAGAACGGCATCACCAGCTTCCGACCGAGCACCCCTTCCAGCACCGAAGCCCCCGTTCCCGCCCGCTGCCCCGTCAGTTGCGACAGCCGGTCAAGGAACGGCACATGCAAGGACGGCCGCGATTCCCGGTGCGCCGGCAACCACCAGCGCACCACCAGTGGCAGCAGCAACAGCAGGAGCACCCACGGATAGGCGAGCGTGATCATGCCCCCTCCTTCCGGTGACGCTGGATCCACTCGCGGACTGCAGCTTTCAGATCTCCACCTTCACCCGCTGCCTTCGGGTCAAACGCGATGCTCTCGATCGCATTCCCCGCTCCCGTGGAAAACACCGTCATCCCAGCCGTCCGATCCAGGAAGGCAAGCCACTCCTTTCCCGTGAGATGCGCCACTTCCTCGCGCGGCCACACAGCCAATGCAGTACGCTTCAGCAATGCGGACCACTCCGCCGGCTTCGTGTCCGGATCCTCTAACAAATGCAACGCCTCCCGCCGGTAGCGATCGGCCTGCCAGCGGATGAAGGCCTTCGTCAGCAGGGCCAGCATCACCAGCGTCAGGGCCACCAGCACCATCGCCCACCCCGGCGTCGGAGGCCACCACGGAACCGGCGGCGGCACCACCAGATCATGCAAACGCTCAAGACTGGCGGGATCATCGTTCATCGTTCAACGCGTTGTCCTAACAGGCGGCGGATTTGCTTCACCGCATCATCATCCGTACGGACGGGAAACAGCGGCACCTCTCGCTGCAGGAGAAATCGTTTCGCCCGCGCGAGCCGTTGTTGGAAGTCCTCCTGAAATCCGCGTCGAAGCGCCGAAGCCGAGGTATCCACCTCCAACTGCAAATCCCCGCTCGCAAAAACCCGCGGCCCTGCAGCCGGCAGCTCCACCTCCAGCGGGTCGTAGATCATCGCCACCGCCACATCATTGTGCGCCGCGATCCGGCTGAGGATCCCATTCGTTTCCTCGTCCGATCCCCGTCCGTCACTCACCACCACCACGAGCGCATCGTGCTTCACCATCCGCTCGGCCCTGCCGAGTGAGGCATTGAGCATCGCAGGTCCCGCCACGATACCCCGGTCGATCCCCAGCGCATGATTCCGCTCAAGGATCGCGCCGAGAATCCGCATCACCTGGGCGACACTGCCACCACCGGGGACAATGGTTAGATCGGCATCGCCAAAGACGATCGCCGAAATGCGATCCTTCGACGCAATCACCCGCCAGGCCACCATCGCAGCAACCTCGGCTGCCGTCACGGATTTGAAGTTGGCCTTGCTGCCAAAGAACATCCCGAGCCGTTGATCCACCACCAGCAGCACATCCCGCCCACGCTCCTCGGTATAGACCCGCACGTGCGGCCGCTTCGTCCGCGCCGTGACCTTCCAATCCATCTGCCGGATGTCATCCCCCGGCAGATAGCGGCGGATCTCTTCGAAGTTCAGCCCGCGCCCGCGCAGACGCGACGCATGCCGGCCGGACAGCACCGAG
Coding sequences within it:
- a CDS encoding DUF58 domain-containing protein gives rise to the protein MNEAVMPSMKAPEAAKAPGVYADLGDLMRLRFKTGGINLLPRHTTNSVLSGRHASRLRGRGLNFEEIRRYLPGDDIRQMDWKVTARTKRPHVRVYTEERGRDVLLVVDQRLGMFFGSKANFKSVTAAEVAAMVAWRVIASKDRISAIVFGDADLTIVPGGGSVAQVMRILGAILERNHALGIDRGIVAGPAMLNASLGRAERMVKHDALVVVVSDGRGSDEETNGILSRIAAHNDVAVAMIYDPLEVELPAAGPRVFASGDLQLEVDTSASALRRGFQEDFQQRLARAKRFLLQREVPLFPVRTDDDAVKQIRRLLGQRVER
- a CDS encoding vWA domain-containing protein, with amino-acid sequence MITLAYPWVLLLLLLPLVVRWWLPAHRESRPSLHVPFLDRLSQLTGQRAGTGASVLEGVLGRKLVMPFLWICLVLAVARPQWIEPPVSRSKPMRDLLVAVDLSGSMETQDFTDASGKTSDRLTAVKQVLDGFLAKREGDRVGLIFFGTAAFVQAPFTEDLAVCRQLLGEAQVKMAGPQTAFGDAIGLGITMFDRSEMKQKVMIVLTDGNDTASQVPPPKAAEIAKGKGIVIHTVSVGDPTAAGEQALDVPTLQTVAKETGGVYSAASDRKQLEEIYGKLDALETHAAETVSRRPKRDVHYWPLGIGAGAALVYFAVLLAWRAMQSREQRAVAGKEVPV
- a CDS encoding VWA domain-containing protein; its protein translation is MGDFHFLRPWWLVALVPLAIIVWALRRASDAATPWRGIVADHLLPYLVQGTAVKRRLGPWWMVVGSALLAVIILAGPAWKREPSPFADDVAALAIVIRISPSMQTEDIAPNRLARSVQKVHDLLGRRGGSKAALIAYAGSAHLVMPPTVDVEIIDSFAGSLDPKIMPEEGDAAGEALKLADQTLATVGGGSILWITDEVSPDEVAAVSLWRSKTHTPIRVLAPVSDEAALKDLRSHTESGSSELIQLTPDDSDIDRLERASRFSAAAPMEGGDRWQDSGYWLTPVLVLLVLAFFRKGWMQSLAARS
- a CDS encoding DUF4381 domain-containing protein; the encoded protein is MNDDPASLERLHDLVVPPPVPWWPPTPGWAMVLVALTLVMLALLTKAFIRWQADRYRREALHLLEDPDTKPAEWSALLKRTALAVWPREEVAHLTGKEWLAFLDRTAGMTVFSTGAGNAIESIAFDPKAAGEGGDLKAAVREWIQRHRKEGA
- a CDS encoding lipid-binding SYLF domain-containing protein gives rise to the protein MKMTIRRLTFGAFATVSALGLSNCAHEPVTQANASHASGSQISRDSHAALNSLYAKDAHARRLGNKAAGVLVFPDIVKGGFIFGAEGGNGALLQGGKTTRYYQTAGASFGLQAGVQKFGYALFLMNKAEVAKLDQAGGWDVGSSPSVVVLDYGKATEYSTATADNKKTYAYFFNQKGLMAGLGLKGSKITRIHPGQ